The genome window GTGACATCGCCACCCTTGGTGGCGGATGGCTAGGTCCTCGTGGTAGCAAATCCCCAACAACATCAGGTGACATCGCTACCCTTGGTGGCGGATGGCTAGGTCCTCGTGGTAGCAAATCCCCAACAACATCAGGTGACATCGCCACCCTTGGTGGCGGATGGCTAGGTCCTCGTGGTAGCAAATCCCCAACAACATCAGGTGACATCGCCACCAAGGTTGGTGGATGGCTAGGCCCGGAGGGTGGTACTCTTCCTCGTGGTAGCAAATCCCCAACAACATCAGGTGACATCGCCGCCATGGAAGGAGGCTTCATAGGTCCAGCAGATGGCATTCTCCATGATGGTTGCATCGCCACGATGGGTGGAGGATGGCTAGGCCCGGACGGAGGTACTCTCGTCCGTGGCAATAAATCTCCAATCATGCTAGGTGGCATTGTTGAGTATGGTTGTGCATCTACTGTCGGTGCCAAAAGTGTGATCAATAGTGTAAGTGCCACCACAACCACAATTGGAGATGTGATGGCTCCGACAATACTAATCTTGCTGCTAACCATGGCTAGCTTGTGGTTTTTCCCTTCTTTTGTTTTTGTGGATGTTTGTGCATAGGAGATCGTTGTGGTGGATGGAAGTTGGACCCCGTGTATATATATAGTCAAGCCTAGCTTGTAAATAAGGCATGCATATGGTAATCAATACGATCGGTGGAATGCTTTTATGGCCCTAAAAGAGGTGTGGCATGTATTTATAGTTTTTGTATTTATCAATTTCTATATATGCACAAATGGAAAAGTTTTATTGCGCGGTTGAATATGTTTAGCCTGCTTTTATATCTTAACTTTTCAAAAGTACGTTCAAATAGAAGACCAATTTTAGAATGTTTTTACCTTATTAAGTTTTTACTATCTTAAAGACATAACTTCAACTAATCATTTACTACCCCTTTTATAACTCTATCAATACATTATAATTCAACCAGTTGCAACTATATGTCCTTTTGAGTTTTTTGTCACAAATACTTTCTCAAGCTTTGACAATCCTTGTACATAAAAATGTAGTGGCATTATAAAGTTAATGTTATTAGTATACTTAGGCTATGGTCAACAGATCGTGCATATGACTATGTAAAACACTGTTTTGCATTGTAGACTGCACCCTTTACATagttctctactatattaaagcaccagtttcaacggtcgtcccgcgtcatctttttacaaagaaCCTCTTGTATTTCTTCAAAATCAACATGTGGTCTTAGATCATATCCCATCCCTATCCTATTTGTTCGCACATTAGCGTTCTCACAGCTATCTCTCTAGAAACAAACCCCATCCATTTCACAACAACCTCTGCCCGCTTCTTCCGCCGTTGCACCGCCACCGACAAGGAGGATTAGGGCGCTCGCCTCCAGATAAGGATGCTCACTAGGTGATAAAAGTTGCGTCGAGTCCAGCCAACTCTGAACCTCCTCGTCGCCCCTAGGGACCAAGATCTCATCTCCTTGCTCACTTGTCTTCCGCTCCGGCACGAGCTCCACTCCTCCCATCCCATGGGCGACGTGGCATAAATGGTAGATCTACCTAGCTTGTGCTTCATCTGGTCACATTTGTTCTCGTCGGATCTAATATTGGTAGAGACCACTCTAATTGTCGTGTTTTTTGCAGGGGGCGTCCACTGACCAGGACACAAGCTTCTCAAATAAGCAAGCCAAGTTGCTCAAGACGCAGAAGTTCACGTCCGAGCTTGACCATCTGGTCAGCTCGTTCTTTCACTCATACCCTTTGTTTCTCAATTTGGTTGTAACGAGCGCACAATATTTTAGGGATATATAGCTGTTTCTGCAAGGGCTTCCTCTGATTCAGAGATTTTGTGCTTGGTAGGTGGATACATCAAAGGTCAAGTTGGACGTGATGAACCCTGGATTGCCAAGCGAGTCGCTAAGCTACTTGGGTTCGACGTATGTTTCTGATCCATGCAGAGGTACTTACATTTTTCACTGAAAATTAGCCAAGG of Zea mays cultivar B73 chromosome 8, Zm-B73-REFERENCE-NAM-5.0, whole genome shotgun sequence contains these proteins:
- the LOC109941611 gene encoding basic salivary proline-rich protein 1-like, with protein sequence MVSSKISIVGAITSPIVVVVALTLLITLLAPTVDAQPYSTMPPSMIGDLLPRTRVPPSGPSHPPPIVAMQPSWRMPSAGPMKPPSMAAMSPDVVGDLLPRGRVPPSGPSHPPTLVAMSPDVVGDLLPRGPSHPPPRVAMSPDVVGDLLPRGPSHPPPRVAMSPDVVGDLLPRGPSHPPPRVAMSPDVVGDLLPRGPSHPPPRVAMSRDVVWDLLPQGPSHPPPRVAMSPDVVGDLLPRGRVPPSGPSHPPPLVAMSPSIVGDLLPRGPSHPPPLEEMIEYSNDVLGANDKLVGNVRMNT